In Ruania zhangjianzhongii, the following proteins share a genomic window:
- a CDS encoding sialidase family protein: MDRGPAAATTQEPGPPFRVLPGLIDTAEENALGLPQAASAETVTIFAPGEQDLKFNHGVVLIPFAGRLYAQWQSSERDEDAPGTIVTYSISDDGTTWSTPVALTTPQDDREITSGGWWTDGNTLVAYLNVWPRGLDPEGGSTEYVTSTDGVSWSRPEPVTDAEGEPVLGIIEQDTRALPSGRLLTAFHRQPGLFATPYYTDDPLGLTGWRPGQLENEPNERGTQSRELEPSWFLRADGAIVMVFRDQAGESMVKLAAVSTDDGQTWTAPVPTNVPDARTKQSAGNLPDGTAYLVGHPTGRRARYPLTVLLSADGQTFDVGYTLRSTEMLQDRRHTGQYKGAGYSYAKSVLAGDWLYIAYGTNKEDAELTRVPVADLSLRGG, translated from the coding sequence ATGGATCGGGGACCTGCGGCAGCGACGACCCAGGAACCTGGTCCGCCGTTCCGGGTGCTGCCCGGCCTCATCGACACGGCGGAGGAGAATGCCCTCGGGCTGCCGCAGGCGGCGAGTGCTGAGACCGTGACGATCTTCGCGCCGGGGGAGCAGGACCTGAAGTTCAACCACGGCGTGGTGCTGATCCCGTTCGCCGGTCGGCTCTACGCCCAGTGGCAGAGCTCCGAGCGTGACGAGGACGCCCCGGGCACGATCGTCACCTACTCGATCAGCGACGACGGCACCACCTGGAGTACGCCCGTCGCGTTGACCACGCCGCAGGACGACCGGGAGATCACCAGCGGCGGTTGGTGGACCGACGGCAACACGCTGGTGGCGTACCTGAACGTGTGGCCGCGCGGACTCGATCCCGAAGGTGGCAGCACCGAGTACGTCACCAGCACCGATGGCGTCTCCTGGTCTCGGCCGGAGCCGGTGACCGATGCCGAGGGAGAGCCAGTCCTGGGGATCATCGAGCAGGACACCCGCGCGCTGCCCAGCGGCCGCCTGCTGACCGCATTCCATCGACAGCCGGGCCTGTTCGCCACGCCGTACTACACCGACGATCCACTCGGGCTGACCGGGTGGCGACCAGGGCAGCTGGAGAACGAGCCGAACGAGCGGGGCACCCAGTCCCGGGAGCTGGAACCGAGCTGGTTCCTGCGCGCGGACGGCGCGATCGTGATGGTCTTCCGGGACCAGGCCGGTGAGTCGATGGTCAAGCTGGCCGCGGTGAGCACCGACGATGGCCAGACCTGGACCGCCCCGGTGCCCACGAACGTGCCGGATGCCCGCACCAAACAAAGTGCGGGCAACCTGCCGGACGGCACTGCCTACCTGGTCGGGCACCCGACCGGGCGGCGGGCCCGGTATCCGTTGACCGTGTTGCTCAGTGCGGACGGGCAGACTTTCGACGTCGGCTACACCCTACGCAGCACCGAGATGCTCCAGGATCGGCGGCACACCGGGCAGTACAAGGGTGCGGGCTACAGCTACGCGAAGAGCGTGCTCGCCGGCGACTGGCTCTACATCGCCTACGGCACGAACAAGGAGGACGCCGAGCTCACCCGCGTCCCGGTGGCTGACCTGTCGCTGCGCGGCGGCTGA
- a CDS encoding exo-alpha-sialidase, translated as MTYEFTPARRTVLAGSLAATLGATLVGTRAAADAPASSAAAATGPFHVVDGLIDTSDENALGLPPAANAETVTIFAPGDEDLKFNHGVVLIPFAGRLYAQWQSSERDEDAPETIVTYAVSEDGLTWSEPIALTEPRADGYTSSGGWWTDGETLVAYLNVWPASLEPRGGYTEYVTSSDGVTWSDPQPVTDADGNPVLGIIEQDTRALPSGRLLTAFHVQPGLFVKPYYTDDPLGLTGWTQGEFENQPNVPGEMSRELEPSWYVRPDGAVVMVFRDQGGNTMLKLGAVSEDDGETWTESELTNVPDSRTKQSAGTLPDGTAFLVGNPTGTKNRYPLSILLSADGVSFDVGYGLRDTDDLQERRYEGQYKSSGYSYPKSVLAGGYLYAAYGTNKEDVEYTRVPVEDLSLRSVPEQLERPTAWADSGRRLHVAWDPATGEGDSPVTGYVVTATSRSGRSVEVSVGANERRTTITGVHPGRYQVSVAAKNGYGAGEASEPSAWVVVTGRPAHPGEH; from the coding sequence ATGACGTACGAATTCACCCCCGCGCGCCGGACCGTGCTCGCCGGATCCCTGGCGGCCACGCTCGGCGCCACCCTGGTGGGCACCCGCGCCGCGGCGGACGCGCCGGCCAGTTCCGCCGCCGCCGCGACCGGGCCGTTCCACGTGGTCGATGGCCTGATCGACACCTCGGACGAGAATGCCCTCGGGCTTCCGCCAGCGGCCAATGCCGAGACGGTGACCATCTTCGCCCCCGGAGACGAGGACCTGAAGTTCAACCACGGGGTGGTGCTGATCCCGTTCGCCGGTCGGCTCTACGCCCAGTGGCAGAGCTCGGAGCGGGACGAGGACGCCCCGGAGACCATCGTCACCTATGCGGTCAGCGAGGACGGCCTGACCTGGAGCGAGCCGATCGCGCTGACCGAACCACGCGCGGATGGCTACACCTCCAGTGGTGGCTGGTGGACCGATGGCGAGACTTTGGTGGCCTACCTGAACGTGTGGCCGGCGAGCCTGGAGCCGCGCGGTGGCTACACCGAGTACGTGACCAGCAGCGACGGCGTCACCTGGTCCGACCCGCAGCCGGTCACTGACGCTGACGGGAACCCGGTACTGGGGATCATCGAGCAGGACACCCGCGCGCTACCCAGTGGGCGGCTGCTGACCGCGTTCCACGTGCAGCCGGGTCTGTTCGTGAAGCCGTACTACACCGACGACCCGCTCGGGCTGACCGGCTGGACGCAGGGGGAGTTCGAGAATCAGCCGAACGTCCCTGGCGAGATGTCTCGCGAGCTGGAGCCGAGCTGGTACGTGCGCCCCGACGGTGCAGTGGTGATGGTCTTCCGCGACCAGGGCGGCAACACCATGCTCAAGCTCGGTGCGGTGAGCGAGGACGACGGCGAGACCTGGACCGAGTCCGAGCTGACGAACGTGCCGGACTCGCGCACCAAGCAGAGCGCAGGCACCCTCCCGGACGGCACCGCCTTCCTGGTCGGCAACCCGACCGGCACCAAGAACCGCTACCCCCTGTCCATCCTGCTCAGCGCGGACGGGGTGAGTTTCGACGTCGGCTACGGCCTGCGCGATACCGACGATCTGCAGGAACGCCGCTACGAGGGCCAGTACAAGAGCAGCGGCTACAGCTACCCGAAGAGCGTGCTCGCCGGCGGCTACCTGTATGCCGCCTACGGCACGAACAAGGAGGACGTGGAATACACCCGGGTGCCGGTCGAGGATCTGTCCCTGCGCAGCGTTCCGGAGCAGCTGGAGCGACCCACGGCCTGGGCCGATTCCGGGCGCCGGCTGCACGTGGCCTGGGATCCGGCCACCGGCGAGGGGGACAGCCCGGTCACCGGTTACGTCGTGACCGCCACCTCACGTTCCGGTCGCAGCGTCGAGGTGAGCGTCGGTGCCAACGAGCGGCGCACCACGATCACGGGAGTGCACCCCGGCCGCTACCAGGTCAGCGTGGCGGCGAAGAACGGCTACGGTGCGGGCGAGGCCTCCGAGCCCTCCGCATGGGTAGTGGTCACCGGGCGCCCCGCTCACCCTGGCGAGCACTGA
- a CDS encoding sugar isomerase domain-containing protein — MSESGGKRYLSEVTALMQQILAEETASVAAAAQLLAAQIRADRLVHVYGPGGHSNLAAQEVFFRAGGLMHISAILDEGTLLSGGALRSMAMERTPGYGKVVIEDWQLGEHDVLILANAYGINAALIDAALTAREAGVRTVGVSSRVHAEQTAPDHPARHPSGANLHDLVDVHLDTKVPVGDAVVRVPGVDEATGAVSTFANAFTLNWLMLSVVELLAGDEAPIPMWRSGNAPGGDEANAQFLAQFRARVRML; from the coding sequence ATGTCTGAGTCCGGCGGGAAGCGGTACCTGAGCGAGGTCACCGCGCTGATGCAGCAGATCCTGGCCGAGGAGACGGCGAGTGTGGCTGCGGCGGCGCAGCTGCTCGCCGCGCAGATCCGCGCCGACCGGCTGGTGCACGTGTACGGCCCCGGTGGGCACTCCAACCTGGCTGCGCAGGAGGTGTTCTTCCGGGCCGGTGGTCTGATGCACATCAGCGCGATCCTGGACGAGGGCACCCTGCTCTCCGGCGGCGCCTTACGTTCGATGGCGATGGAGCGCACCCCCGGGTACGGGAAGGTGGTGATCGAGGACTGGCAGCTCGGCGAGCACGATGTGCTGATCCTCGCGAACGCCTACGGCATCAACGCCGCCCTGATCGATGCTGCCCTGACCGCCCGGGAGGCTGGGGTCCGCACCGTGGGGGTCTCCTCCCGGGTGCACGCCGAGCAGACGGCGCCCGACCATCCCGCTCGGCACCCGAGCGGGGCGAACCTGCACGATCTGGTGGACGTGCACCTGGACACCAAGGTGCCGGTCGGCGATGCCGTGGTTCGGGTGCCGGGAGTCGATGAGGCTACCGGTGCGGTGTCCACGTTCGCGAACGCGTTCACGCTGAACTGGCTGATGCTCTCCGTGGTGGAGCTGCTCGCCGGTGATGAGGCGCCGATCCCGATGTGGCGCAGCGGCAACGCTCCCGGCGGGGACGAGGCGAACGCACAGTTCCTCGCCCAGTTCCGCGCCCGGGTGCGGATGCTCTGA
- a CDS encoding aspartate aminotransferase family protein yields MTRSTARSEALFARAQRTIAGGVSSDARRMPGVPLFVDHAHGAELWDVDGNRYIDYVLGQGPNLLGHAAPEVQEAVTMQVTRGITYAAQHELEAEAAELICEMVPCAELVRFNSVGSEAVHAALRLARGHTGRAKVIKFEGNYHGWLDPVLYSVHPDPEAAGSPQALRAVPGSAGQTPHGSDELILLPHNDLDAVRSAFAAHGSEIAAVIVEPFLCNTGAIMPVPGFLEGLRELTTAHGSVLIFDEIISGFRVAPGGAQELLGVTPDLAAFGKAMAGGMQVSALAGSREVMNSITDGTVAHAGTFNSHPVAMAAAVAVLRTLHEQRESIYPPMIHRGEQLMAELRAAGQAAGVPLLVEGTGAVFQTYLTEADTVRNYRDFVATDRAGMARLHQRLFDRGVSIVPRGLWFLSTEHTDDLLAETLEAVAAALPGLQEEENG; encoded by the coding sequence ATGACCCGCTCCACTGCCCGTTCCGAGGCGCTCTTTGCGCGCGCGCAGCGCACGATCGCCGGCGGTGTCTCCAGCGACGCCCGCCGGATGCCCGGCGTCCCGCTGTTCGTCGACCACGCCCACGGCGCCGAGCTGTGGGACGTCGACGGCAACCGGTACATCGACTACGTGCTCGGCCAGGGCCCGAACCTGCTCGGGCACGCCGCCCCCGAGGTGCAGGAGGCGGTCACCATGCAGGTCACCCGCGGGATCACCTACGCCGCGCAGCACGAGCTGGAAGCAGAGGCGGCCGAGCTGATCTGCGAGATGGTGCCGTGCGCCGAGCTGGTGCGGTTCAACAGCGTCGGCTCCGAGGCGGTGCACGCGGCGCTGCGCCTGGCCCGCGGGCACACCGGCCGGGCGAAGGTGATCAAGTTCGAGGGCAACTACCACGGCTGGCTCGATCCGGTGCTGTACAGCGTGCACCCCGATCCGGAAGCGGCCGGCAGCCCGCAGGCACTGCGCGCCGTGCCGGGCAGTGCCGGGCAGACCCCGCACGGAAGTGACGAGCTGATTCTGCTCCCGCACAACGACCTGGACGCGGTCCGCTCCGCGTTCGCTGCGCACGGCAGCGAGATCGCCGCAGTGATCGTGGAGCCGTTCCTGTGCAACACCGGTGCGATCATGCCGGTCCCCGGCTTCCTGGAAGGGCTGCGGGAGCTGACCACCGCCCACGGCAGCGTGCTGATCTTCGACGAGATCATCAGCGGGTTCCGGGTGGCCCCCGGCGGCGCGCAGGAGCTCCTCGGTGTCACGCCGGACCTGGCTGCTTTCGGCAAGGCGATGGCCGGCGGTATGCAGGTCTCGGCGTTGGCCGGCTCGCGGGAGGTGATGAACTCGATCACCGACGGCACCGTGGCACACGCCGGGACGTTCAACTCCCACCCGGTGGCCATGGCCGCTGCGGTGGCGGTGCTGCGGACGCTGCACGAGCAGCGCGAGTCGATCTATCCGCCGATGATTCACCGTGGCGAGCAGCTGATGGCCGAGCTGCGTGCGGCCGGCCAGGCCGCCGGAGTGCCGTTGCTGGTGGAGGGCACCGGGGCGGTGTTCCAGACCTATCTCACCGAGGCCGACACGGTGCGCAACTACCGGGACTTCGTGGCGACCGACCGCGCCGGGATGGCGCGCTTGCACCAGCGGTTGTTCGACCGGGGGGTGTCGATCGTGCCCCGCGGGCTCTGGTTCCTGTCCACCGAACACACCGACGACCTGCTGGCCGAGACTCTCGAGGCCGTGGCCGCGGCCCTGCCTGGTCTGCAGGAGGAGGAGAACGGATGA
- a CDS encoding DHA2 family efflux MFS transporter permease subunit has translation MSKSASPISHDARERPQGTPSSPGLIIGVMVVAAFVMILNETIVSIALPHLAVEMDVTTSAAQWLISGFLVTMAVVIPTTGFLLERFTPRQVFLVAIASFTIGTLVAALAMNFPVLLIGRMVQACGTAVMIPLVMTSVMKLIPADRRGAMMGTISIVIGVAPAIGPTVGGAILHALGWRWMFWLVLILAVGMFVFGLLRLYVPSETRRVPLDGASVLLSALGFAGLVYGLSSIGQGGGVLPPWASIGIGVVGLVLFVLRQQRLQRQNRPLLDLRTLSYPRFRIALILSLFVFMALLGAGAILLPIYLQNVLQHDTLVAGLALLPGGLLMAAIARPVGRLYDRVGARPLVIPGAVGMTLALGLFAALGDQAPLVAVIGVHMLLMGSLGLMMTPLMTDSLGALTDDLYSHGSAILATLQQVAGALGSAVFVTVAALGSQGPPGIPDAHGLQLAFMVAACIGVVAIVVALLFKRPEPKPIEVEELTGGPTDD, from the coding sequence GTGTCCAAGTCGGCAAGCCCGATCAGCCACGACGCGCGGGAGCGGCCCCAGGGCACCCCGTCCAGTCCGGGGCTGATCATCGGCGTGATGGTCGTCGCGGCGTTCGTGATGATCTTGAACGAGACGATCGTCTCCATCGCGCTGCCCCATCTGGCGGTGGAGATGGACGTCACCACCAGCGCCGCGCAGTGGCTGATCAGCGGGTTCCTGGTGACGATGGCCGTGGTCATCCCCACCACCGGGTTCCTCCTGGAGCGGTTCACCCCGCGGCAGGTCTTCCTGGTGGCGATCGCCTCCTTCACCATCGGCACCCTGGTGGCCGCGCTGGCGATGAACTTCCCGGTGCTGCTGATCGGCCGGATGGTGCAGGCCTGCGGCACTGCAGTGATGATCCCGCTGGTGATGACCTCGGTGATGAAACTGATCCCGGCCGATCGGCGCGGGGCGATGATGGGCACCATCTCGATCGTGATCGGCGTGGCGCCGGCGATCGGGCCGACCGTCGGCGGGGCGATCCTGCACGCCCTGGGCTGGCGGTGGATGTTCTGGCTGGTGCTGATCCTGGCCGTGGGGATGTTCGTGTTCGGACTGCTCCGGCTGTACGTCCCCAGCGAGACCCGGCGGGTGCCCCTCGACGGTGCGTCCGTGCTGCTCTCTGCGCTCGGCTTCGCCGGCTTGGTCTACGGGCTGTCCTCGATCGGGCAGGGCGGCGGTGTGCTGCCGCCGTGGGCGTCGATCGGTATCGGCGTGGTCGGCCTGGTGCTGTTCGTGCTGCGGCAGCAGCGGCTACAGCGGCAGAACCGCCCGCTGCTGGACCTGCGCACGCTCAGCTACCCGCGGTTCCGGATTGCCCTGATCCTGTCCCTGTTCGTGTTCATGGCGCTGCTCGGCGCGGGCGCGATCCTGCTGCCGATCTACCTGCAGAACGTGCTTCAGCACGACACCCTGGTAGCGGGGCTGGCCCTGCTGCCCGGTGGGCTGCTGATGGCGGCGATCGCCCGGCCGGTGGGGCGGCTGTATGACCGGGTCGGTGCTCGCCCGCTGGTGATTCCCGGTGCCGTGGGGATGACTCTCGCACTCGGGCTGTTCGCCGCACTCGGTGACCAGGCGCCGCTGGTGGCGGTGATCGGTGTGCACATGCTGCTGATGGGGTCGCTGGGGCTGATGATGACGCCGCTGATGACCGATTCGCTCGGTGCGCTCACCGACGACCTGTACTCGCACGGGTCCGCGATCCTCGCCACGTTGCAGCAGGTGGCCGGGGCGCTGGGCAGTGCGGTGTTCGTGACCGTCGCCGCGCTCGGCAGCCAGGGTCCCCCGGGTATTCCGGACGCCCACGGGCTACAGCTCGCGTTCATGGTGGCGGCGTGCATCGGCGTGGTGGCGATCGTGGTGGCGCTGCTGTTCAAGCGGCCGGAGCCGAAGCCGATCGAGGTCGAAGAGCTGACCGGCGGGCCCACCGACGACTGA
- a CDS encoding CBS domain-containing protein — protein sequence MTSTDPQADSAACANPSVGRDQAATRPVRDVMISTPKTLPAAATAGDARTLFSNPKVLSVPLVDGASFAGLLDREDLPESATDEAPIRGFARRSVPTITPERSMQEALDLMASTETVRLVVLADDGRTLRGLLALNHDRDGFCLGS from the coding sequence ATGACCAGCACAGATCCGCAAGCGGACTCCGCCGCCTGCGCGAACCCGTCCGTGGGCCGGGACCAGGCGGCGACCCGGCCGGTGCGGGATGTGATGATCAGCACACCGAAGACCCTGCCCGCGGCGGCGACCGCCGGCGATGCCCGCACCCTGTTCAGTAACCCGAAGGTGCTGTCCGTCCCGCTGGTGGACGGCGCCTCGTTCGCCGGTCTCCTCGACCGGGAGGACCTGCCGGAGTCGGCTACCGACGAGGCACCGATCCGCGGCTTCGCCCGCCGCAGCGTGCCCACGATCACGCCGGAACGCTCGATGCAGGAGGCCCTGGACCTGATGGCCTCCACCGAGACGGTGCGCCTGGTGGTGCTCGCCGACGATGGCCGCACCCTGCGCGGCTTGCTCGCCCTGAACCACGACCGGGATGGTTTCTGCCTAGGGTCCTGA
- a CDS encoding 6-phosphogluconolactonase, with translation MTAALHPLTLHRHRGAAELGQAAGRHAADLLAELLAQQDSVRVMLGAAPSQEATLATLVANSRIDFSRVHAFHMDDYLGLDPGAPQGFANWLADRVVRPTGGRLRLHRMDTSMEPAAAAAAYEQAMGTADFDLVLLGLGQNAHLAFNDPPADFDHPRAAAVVALDQVSRQQQVDEGHFPDLAAVPTHAVTVTIPRLLAARTLIASVPGRAKRRAVTATVHGEPDPLVPGTALKLHPDAHLYVDEEAGADV, from the coding sequence ATGACCGCAGCATTGCACCCGTTGACCCTGCACCGCCATCGCGGTGCCGCCGAGCTCGGGCAGGCGGCGGGCCGGCACGCCGCCGACCTGCTCGCGGAACTGCTCGCGCAGCAGGACTCGGTGCGGGTGATGCTCGGGGCGGCGCCGAGCCAGGAGGCGACGCTCGCCACGCTGGTGGCCAACTCGCGGATCGACTTCAGCCGGGTGCACGCCTTCCACATGGACGACTACCTCGGCCTGGACCCTGGCGCGCCCCAGGGGTTCGCGAACTGGCTGGCCGATCGGGTGGTGCGCCCGACCGGCGGCAGGCTGCGCCTGCACCGGATGGACACCTCGATGGAGCCGGCCGCCGCGGCAGCAGCCTACGAACAGGCGATGGGCACCGCCGACTTCGACCTGGTGCTGCTCGGACTCGGCCAGAACGCCCATCTGGCGTTCAACGATCCCCCGGCCGACTTCGACCACCCGCGCGCGGCAGCCGTCGTGGCCCTGGACCAGGTGTCCCGGCAGCAGCAGGTGGACGAGGGCCACTTCCCCGACCTGGCCGCCGTCCCCACACATGCGGTCACCGTCACCATCCCCCGGCTGCTGGCCGCACGGACCCTCATTGCCTCCGTCCCCGGGCGGGCCAAGCGCCGCGCGGTCACCGCCACTGTGCACGGCGAGCCCGACCCGCTCGTGCCGGGGACCGCGCTGAAGCTTCACCCCGATGCCCACCTGTATGTCGACGAGGAGGCGGGCGCCGATGTCTGA
- a CDS encoding SRPBCC family protein: MSPESNLQRVVSAVRDVSAPASVIFELIADPALQPRWDGNDNLSQARAGQRVRAVGDVFTMTLTKGSVRENQVVEFTEGRRIAWLPAAPGQEPPGHLWRWELEPTDASTTRVIHTYDWTRLVDEQRIPRAKATTSDKLQASVDRLAAIAEGRTT; the protein is encoded by the coding sequence ATGTCGCCGGAGAGCAACCTTCAACGCGTTGTCAGCGCCGTTCGCGATGTCAGCGCCCCAGCATCCGTCATCTTCGAGCTCATTGCGGATCCGGCTCTACAACCGCGCTGGGACGGTAACGACAACCTGTCGCAGGCGCGGGCGGGGCAACGGGTCCGCGCCGTCGGGGATGTCTTCACCATGACGTTGACCAAGGGCAGCGTCCGAGAGAACCAGGTGGTCGAGTTCACCGAGGGACGGCGTATCGCCTGGCTACCTGCTGCGCCCGGTCAGGAACCGCCAGGACACCTGTGGCGATGGGAGTTGGAGCCGACCGACGCATCGACCACGCGGGTGATCCACACCTACGACTGGACGAGGTTGGTGGACGAACAGAGGATTCCGCGAGCCAAGGCGACGACGTCCGACAAGCTCCAGGCATCTGTGGACCGACTGGCGGCCATCGCCGAGGGCAGGACGACCTGA
- a CDS encoding amidohydrolase family protein: MAEPSLPALWDAHMLAGRLPGAVSSAALEDLAGFGITGGLAGAVASMLHDCERGNAELAAELPDRRGRHDWRLCWTLTTDVGTTLPGMRAQVQAARDAGAAAVTLYPRTHDFALDSLDPAWELLETAGLPVVIDRPEIAWNELATLAARHPDLPIVVSWIGYRELRRLAPLLHRHANLHLDTVNFSTHQGFDWFVSEFGAQRLLFATGAPRRDPGEAIAQLAWSGLSAADVDLVAGGNARRLFGEPATDRSAAATASRITAAARPATTGSELRAAADHRRPVHRPVIDAHAHAGPYSLFHIPESDPASMVAVMARTGVDQAVLSTNRAIQEDSRRGNDETARAVADFPDQLLGYGVVNPWQDPQTELDRIIDDPRFVGIKLHPDLHEYPLTGQRYDPVWEYSARTGCPVLTHTWFGSPFDTPALLTEVAQRHGDITVLIGHSGALPAGYEESVAVTREVPGAVLEICGSYMNARVIESFVHQVGAHRVVFGSDFPFIDQRVSLGRIAYSALAPADLDAVLAGNAALLFDWRTAEGRARRETSR, from the coding sequence ATGGCTGAACCGTCTCTTCCTGCGCTCTGGGACGCGCATATGCTCGCCGGCCGGCTGCCCGGTGCGGTCAGCTCCGCCGCGTTGGAGGATCTGGCCGGTTTCGGCATCACCGGTGGCCTCGCCGGCGCTGTGGCCTCGATGTTGCACGACTGCGAACGAGGCAACGCCGAGCTCGCCGCAGAGCTGCCCGACCGGCGTGGCCGGCATGACTGGCGGTTGTGCTGGACGCTGACTACGGATGTGGGCACCACGCTGCCGGGGATGCGCGCACAGGTGCAGGCCGCCCGGGACGCCGGCGCCGCAGCGGTCACCCTCTACCCCCGCACCCACGACTTCGCGCTGGACTCCCTCGATCCGGCCTGGGAGCTGCTCGAGACGGCCGGCCTGCCGGTCGTGATCGACCGTCCGGAGATCGCGTGGAACGAGCTGGCCACCCTGGCCGCCCGCCACCCGGACCTGCCGATCGTGGTGAGCTGGATCGGCTACCGCGAGCTCCGCCGTCTGGCGCCGTTGCTGCACCGGCATGCCAACCTGCACCTGGACACGGTGAACTTCTCCACCCACCAGGGCTTCGACTGGTTCGTCAGCGAGTTCGGCGCGCAGCGGCTGCTGTTCGCCACCGGCGCCCCGCGCCGGGATCCGGGTGAGGCGATCGCGCAGCTGGCCTGGTCCGGGCTCAGCGCCGCCGACGTGGACCTGGTGGCCGGCGGCAATGCCCGACGTCTGTTCGGCGAACCGGCCACCGATCGTTCCGCAGCCGCCACCGCCTCGCGGATCACCGCCGCCGCCCGCCCGGCCACCACCGGCTCCGAGCTCCGCGCTGCAGCCGACCACCGCCGCCCGGTGCACCGCCCGGTGATCGATGCGCACGCACACGCCGGCCCGTACAGCCTGTTCCACATCCCCGAGTCCGACCCGGCGAGCATGGTCGCGGTGATGGCCCGCACCGGGGTGGACCAGGCAGTGCTCTCCACCAACCGCGCCATCCAGGAGGACTCCCGGCGCGGAAACGACGAGACCGCCCGAGCGGTCGCCGACTTCCCGGACCAGCTGCTCGGCTACGGCGTGGTCAACCCGTGGCAGGACCCGCAGACCGAGCTGGACCGGATCATCGATGATCCGCGCTTCGTGGGCATCAAGCTGCATCCGGACCTGCACGAGTACCCGCTCACCGGGCAACGGTACGACCCGGTGTGGGAGTACTCCGCGCGCACCGGGTGCCCGGTGCTCACCCACACCTGGTTCGGTTCCCCGTTCGACACTCCGGCGCTGCTGACCGAGGTAGCGCAGCGGCACGGGGACATCACCGTGCTGATCGGGCACAGCGGCGCACTGCCGGCCGGGTACGAGGAGTCGGTGGCGGTGACCCGGGAGGTACCGGGCGCCGTCCTGGAGATCTGTGGCTCGTACATGAACGCCCGAGTGATCGAGTCCTTCGTGCACCAGGTCGGCGCGCACCGAGTGGTGTTCGGTTCAGACTTCCCGTTCATCGACCAGCGCGTCTCGCTGGGCCGAATCGCCTACTCTGCTCTGGCACCGGCGGACCTGGACGCGGTCCTGGCCGGCAACGCTGCCCTGCTGTTCGACTGGCGCACCGCCGAGGGGCGTGCCCGGAGAGAGACCTCGCGATGA